From the Rhodococcus sp. NBC_00297 genome, one window contains:
- a CDS encoding IclR family transcriptional regulator has product MESSGGVQSVERAFDLLEIMAGAGGSVGVSELAEAAELPMPTIHRLLKTLVALGYARRLPSRRYALGTRLIALGERSAKLIGSWARPYLAELVSITHETSNMAFLEDDMAVYVAQVPSEHAMRMFNEVGQRVFPHSTGVGKALLAQLPDEEVLALLARTGMAPKTVNTHTTPAALLADLAVIRERGYSVDEGEQEVGVRCFAVPVIGAPTLTAISIAGPSARVTPDTANDYVPLLVSAAERLAKDLAADGLGRR; this is encoded by the coding sequence ATGGAGTCCAGTGGCGGCGTGCAGTCGGTCGAGCGCGCGTTCGACCTTCTCGAGATCATGGCCGGTGCGGGCGGGTCGGTCGGTGTCAGCGAGCTGGCCGAGGCGGCCGAGCTGCCGATGCCGACCATCCACCGTCTGCTCAAGACCCTGGTGGCGCTGGGATACGCACGCCGACTCCCGTCGCGCCGGTACGCCCTGGGGACACGGCTCATCGCCCTCGGTGAGCGATCCGCCAAGCTCATCGGCTCGTGGGCTCGTCCCTATCTGGCGGAGCTCGTGTCGATCACGCACGAGACGTCCAACATGGCGTTCCTCGAGGACGACATGGCCGTGTACGTCGCGCAGGTGCCGTCCGAGCATGCGATGCGCATGTTCAACGAGGTGGGTCAGCGCGTGTTCCCGCACAGCACCGGGGTGGGAAAGGCGTTGCTCGCGCAGCTGCCCGACGAGGAGGTGCTCGCACTGCTCGCCCGGACGGGGATGGCGCCGAAGACGGTCAACACTCACACCACACCCGCGGCGCTCCTCGCAGATCTCGCCGTGATCCGCGAGCGCGGGTACTCCGTGGACGAGGGGGAGCAGGAAGTGGGGGTGCGGTGCTTCGCGGTTCCGGTGATAGGCGCCCCGACACTCACCGCGATCTCGATCGCGGGCCCGTCCGCCCGCGTCACCCCCGACACCGCGAACGACTATGTGCCACTGCTCGTCTCGGCCGCCGAACGACTGGCGAAGGACCTGGCCGCGGACGGTCTCGGTCGCCGCTGA
- a CDS encoding nucleobase:cation symporter-2 family protein yields MTRAAHDPARPEDERLSLGKTYVYGLQHILTMYGGVIAPPLIVGGAAGLSGTDIAILVSAALFVSGAATLLQTLGLPFVGAKLPLVQGISFASVSTMVAVASGPGGLNAVFGAIIAAGAIGILVTPFFSRIVRFFPPVVTGTIITVIGISLLPVACRWAMGGTESAPDWGSTSNIGLAGVSLLVVLVVSRFAQGTVSRLSILIGIVVGTIVASLVGEADFGDVGRGAIFSLPEPFAFGTPVFQIGAIISMVVVILVIMTETTADILAVGEIVGTDVDSRRVGDGLRADMLATTVAPIFGTFPASAFAQNVGLVAVTGIKSRFVVAAGGSVLLVLGLFPVLGRLVAAVPLPVLGGAGIVLFGSVAASGIRTLSKVDFDGNLNLVIVAVAIGFGVLPIAVPGFWSAFPEWVHVVFDSGISAASIVAVILNIFFNEITAGRRSSPSVVAAAPPIVVERRE; encoded by the coding sequence ATGACACGCGCAGCGCACGATCCCGCCCGCCCGGAGGACGAGCGGCTGAGTCTCGGCAAGACCTACGTCTACGGCCTGCAACACATCCTGACGATGTACGGCGGGGTCATCGCGCCTCCGCTCATCGTCGGCGGCGCCGCCGGTCTGTCCGGTACCGACATCGCGATCCTGGTGTCGGCGGCCCTGTTCGTCAGCGGCGCGGCGACTCTGCTCCAGACACTCGGGTTGCCGTTCGTGGGCGCCAAGCTACCTCTGGTGCAGGGCATCTCGTTCGCCTCCGTGTCCACGATGGTGGCCGTCGCGAGTGGGCCCGGTGGGCTGAACGCGGTGTTCGGCGCCATCATCGCCGCCGGTGCCATCGGCATCCTCGTCACACCGTTCTTCAGCAGGATCGTCCGCTTCTTCCCACCGGTGGTCACCGGCACCATCATCACGGTCATCGGAATCTCGTTGCTGCCCGTGGCCTGTCGGTGGGCCATGGGTGGGACGGAGTCCGCGCCGGACTGGGGGTCGACCTCGAACATCGGGTTGGCCGGTGTCAGTCTCCTCGTCGTCCTCGTCGTCAGCCGGTTCGCGCAGGGCACAGTGTCGCGCCTGTCCATCCTGATCGGCATCGTCGTCGGCACGATCGTCGCGTCGCTCGTCGGCGAGGCCGACTTCGGTGACGTGGGCAGGGGCGCGATCTTCAGTCTCCCGGAGCCGTTCGCCTTCGGGACGCCCGTCTTCCAGATCGGGGCGATCATCTCGATGGTCGTGGTCATCCTCGTGATCATGACCGAGACGACGGCCGACATCCTCGCGGTGGGTGAGATCGTCGGCACCGACGTCGATTCCCGCCGCGTCGGGGACGGTCTCCGGGCCGACATGCTCGCCACCACTGTTGCCCCGATCTTCGGGACGTTCCCCGCGAGTGCCTTCGCACAGAACGTCGGCCTCGTGGCGGTGACGGGTATCAAGAGCAGGTTCGTGGTGGCCGCCGGTGGATCGGTCCTGCTGGTGCTCGGGTTGTTTCCCGTCCTCGGACGTCTCGTCGCCGCGGTACCACTGCCCGTGCTGGGCGGCGCCGGCATCGTGTTGTTCGGTTCGGTGGCGGCGAGCGGCATTCGCACCCTGTCGAAGGTCGACTTCGACGGCAACCTGAATCTCGTGATCGTGGCCGTGGCCATCGGATTCGGCGTGCTTCCCATCGCCGTGCCCGGGTTCTGGTCGGCGTTCCCGGAGTGGGTGCACGTGGTGTTCGACTCGGGAATCAGCGCGGCGAGCATCGTCGCGGTGATCCTCAACATCTTCTTCAACGAGATCACTGCCGGTCGACGGTCGTCGCCGTCGGTGGTCGCAGCGGCACCACCCATCGTGGTCGAGCGAAGGGAATGA
- a CDS encoding glycerate kinase: MPRVLVSPDKFKGSATAIEVADALAEGIATTAPSWDVVRLPVADGGDGTVDAAVAAGWDRVPVSTTGPTGMPVDSSYARRGATAVVELASTVGLSLLPGGTPNALAASTFGLGTIISHALAAGVRTVVIGLGGSASTDGGAGMLRGLGVRILDARGREITGGGAALREAATLDLDAMTSAVAGVSFQLACDVDNPLLGPAGATAVYAPQKGAGPDAVRVLEQAMTRWAEVAGAAHADRPGAGAAGGTAFGAMAVLGATVRSGIDTVLDLVDFRRRLASADLVVTGEGSLDEQSLHGKVPVGVAHVARDEGIPVIAVAGRITLAPDRLLDHGIVRSYSLADLEPDLAASMRHAPTLLRRIGATIATSYLTEGVS, encoded by the coding sequence ATGCCGCGCGTTCTCGTCTCTCCCGACAAGTTCAAGGGATCGGCGACGGCGATCGAGGTCGCCGATGCTCTGGCCGAGGGCATCGCGACCACCGCACCGTCGTGGGACGTCGTGCGACTGCCGGTGGCGGACGGCGGCGACGGCACGGTCGACGCCGCCGTCGCCGCCGGGTGGGACCGCGTGCCCGTGTCCACGACCGGTCCGACGGGCATGCCTGTCGACTCCTCGTACGCGCGGCGGGGAGCCACCGCGGTCGTCGAACTCGCCTCCACGGTGGGATTGTCCTTACTACCGGGCGGAACCCCGAATGCTCTGGCGGCGAGCACGTTCGGACTCGGAACCATCATCTCCCACGCGCTTGCCGCCGGAGTGCGGACCGTGGTCATCGGGCTGGGCGGCAGCGCCTCCACCGACGGCGGCGCCGGCATGCTCCGCGGACTGGGTGTGCGCATCCTCGACGCCCGTGGCCGTGAGATCACCGGCGGCGGTGCGGCGTTGCGCGAGGCGGCGACGTTGGATCTCGACGCGATGACGTCCGCGGTGGCCGGCGTCTCCTTCCAGCTCGCGTGCGACGTCGACAATCCACTGCTCGGCCCGGCGGGCGCCACCGCCGTGTACGCACCACAGAAGGGCGCCGGCCCGGACGCAGTGCGTGTCCTCGAGCAGGCGATGACGCGATGGGCGGAGGTCGCGGGCGCTGCCCACGCCGATCGGCCCGGTGCGGGCGCAGCCGGCGGAACTGCCTTCGGCGCGATGGCAGTGCTGGGGGCGACGGTGCGGTCCGGGATCGATACCGTGCTCGACCTGGTCGACTTCCGTCGCCGGCTGGCGTCGGCAGACCTCGTGGTCACCGGTGAGGGATCGCTGGACGAGCAGAGCCTGCACGGCAAAGTCCCGGTCGGCGTCGCCCACGTCGCCCGCGACGAGGGCATCCCGGTGATCGCCGTCGCCGGCCGAATCACGCTCGCACCCGATCGCCTACTCGACCACGGCATCGTTCGCTCCTACTCGCTCGCCGATCTCGAACCCGATCTCGCCGCGTCGATGCGCCACGCTCCGACGCTGCTCCGGCGGATCGGCGCGACCATCGCCACCTCGTACCTCACTGAAGGAGTTTCATGA
- a CDS encoding 2-hydroxy-3-oxopropionate reductase, whose product MSTIAFIGLGIMGSPMAVHLAHAGHQVVGYNLTPDRTAPLVEAGGTAAESIAKAVTGADVIAVMVPDSPDVQDVLTGEGGVFDNAPADALIIDFSSIRPDVTSALAQEARSRGFRIIDAPVSGGQAGAENRALSIMVGGSAEDVESARPILDVVGSTVVHVGPNGSGQTVKAANQLIVAGNIQVLAEAIVFLEAYGVDMRAAVEVLGGGLAGSAVLKQKAQKMLDRSFEPGFRIDLHHKDLGIVGSAAREAGVVTPMGALLAQLMASARANGDGGLDHSALFRGVEQLSGKASR is encoded by the coding sequence ATGAGCACCATCGCATTCATCGGACTCGGCATCATGGGCAGCCCCATGGCCGTCCACCTCGCACATGCCGGCCATCAGGTGGTCGGGTACAACCTCACACCCGACCGCACCGCACCACTGGTCGAGGCCGGCGGCACCGCGGCCGAGTCGATCGCCAAGGCGGTGACCGGCGCGGACGTCATCGCGGTCATGGTGCCCGACTCCCCCGACGTCCAGGACGTCCTCACCGGCGAGGGCGGGGTGTTCGACAACGCACCTGCAGACGCCCTGATCATCGACTTCTCCAGCATCCGACCGGACGTCACCAGCGCGCTGGCGCAGGAGGCCCGGTCACGAGGGTTCCGCATCATCGACGCGCCGGTGTCCGGCGGTCAGGCCGGCGCCGAGAACCGGGCCCTGTCGATCATGGTGGGCGGCAGCGCCGAGGACGTCGAGTCGGCCAGGCCCATTCTCGACGTGGTGGGCTCGACCGTCGTCCACGTCGGACCCAACGGCTCCGGGCAGACCGTCAAGGCCGCCAACCAATTGATCGTGGCCGGCAACATCCAGGTGCTCGCGGAGGCGATCGTCTTCCTCGAGGCCTACGGCGTCGACATGCGCGCCGCCGTCGAGGTTCTCGGGGGCGGCCTCGCCGGATCGGCAGTCCTGAAGCAGAAGGCACAGAAGATGCTCGACCGATCGTTCGAGCCCGGGTTCCGGATCGACCTGCACCACAAGGACCTCGGCATCGTCGGCTCCGCGGCACGCGAGGCGGGTGTCGTCACGCCGATGGGTGCCCTGCTCGCCCAGCTGATGGCGTCGGCACGCGCGAACGGTGACGGCGGACTCGACCACTCGGCCCTGTTCCGCGGCGTCGAGCAGCTGTCCGGGAAGGCGAGCCGATGA
- the uraH gene encoding hydroxyisourate hydrolase has protein sequence MTEPAHVTTHVLDAADGVPAQGVSVVLVRERDGVTLASRVTDAQGRITDLGPARLEPGVYRLTFDTASYFARGGRPTFYPRIDIAVDIRSADEHYHVPILLSPFAYTTYRGS, from the coding sequence GTGACCGAGCCCGCTCACGTCACGACGCACGTACTCGATGCAGCCGATGGGGTTCCCGCACAGGGCGTGTCGGTCGTACTGGTGCGTGAACGCGACGGCGTGACCCTGGCCTCGCGCGTGACGGACGCGCAGGGGCGCATCACCGATCTCGGTCCCGCCCGCCTCGAACCGGGCGTCTACCGGCTGACCTTCGACACCGCGTCCTACTTCGCGCGCGGGGGCCGTCCGACCTTCTATCCACGGATCGACATCGCCGTCGACATCCGTTCCGCCGACGAGCACTACCACGTACCGATTCTTCTCAGCCCGTTCGCGTACACGACCTATCGAGGGAGCTAG
- a CDS encoding allophanate hydrolase-related protein, with protein MARLFCNGDAMRGGVLHHNVAAHTFLGTVRTTPDYRFYSVRDEFPALVLAPDGGAAIEGELYDVPMNDIRARFLPDEPPELELTVVQLENGDSVLAVGLRPGILLDDHTGLTDITAAGSWRRYRGLTAPSSGDVS; from the coding sequence ATGGCTCGACTCTTCTGCAACGGCGACGCTATGCGTGGTGGCGTTCTGCACCACAACGTCGCCGCCCACACCTTCCTCGGCACCGTGCGCACCACACCCGACTACCGCTTCTACTCGGTACGGGACGAGTTCCCGGCCCTGGTTCTCGCCCCGGACGGCGGCGCCGCCATCGAGGGTGAGCTGTACGACGTCCCGATGAATGACATCCGCGCTCGGTTCCTGCCCGACGAGCCCCCCGAGCTCGAACTGACGGTCGTGCAGCTCGAGAACGGAGATTCCGTTCTCGCCGTGGGTCTTCGGCCCGGCATACTGCTCGACGACCACACGGGCCTGACGGACATCACCGCCGCCGGCAGCTGGCGGCGGTACCGCGGGCTCACCGCCCCGTCGTCCGGCGACGTCTCGTGA
- the pucL gene encoding factor-independent urate hydroxylase, whose protein sequence is MSTIVLGANQYGKAECRLVRIDRETPRHRITDISVTSQLRGDLSAAHTDGDNGHVVATDTQKNTVYAFARHGIGAIEEFALRLGRHFTTDFDWITGGRWEIEQYSWDRIPTGPEGHDHSFVRAGDEKRTTIVTVDGDDTWIVSGLSDLVVLKSTGSEFWGFPTDRYTTLQETTDRILATSVSARWRYLTTELDFDKTFTDVRSIMLETFATVHSLGLQQSLFQMGTKVLEAHPEIGEIRFSMPNKHHFLVDLEPFGLDNPGEVFYAADRPYGLIEATVERDDAPDAGRAWDTVPGFC, encoded by the coding sequence ATGAGCACGATCGTTCTCGGAGCCAACCAGTACGGCAAGGCCGAATGCCGCCTCGTGCGCATCGACAGGGAGACCCCGCGCCACCGCATCACCGACATCTCGGTCACGTCGCAGTTGCGAGGAGATCTGTCCGCGGCGCACACCGACGGCGACAACGGTCATGTCGTCGCGACCGACACACAGAAGAACACCGTGTACGCGTTCGCACGCCACGGGATCGGTGCCATCGAGGAGTTCGCGCTGCGTCTCGGGCGGCACTTCACCACCGATTTCGACTGGATCACCGGCGGCCGCTGGGAGATAGAGCAGTACTCGTGGGACCGCATCCCGACGGGACCGGAAGGGCACGATCACTCCTTCGTCCGTGCCGGCGACGAGAAGCGCACCACCATCGTGACCGTGGACGGCGACGACACCTGGATCGTCTCGGGCCTCAGCGATCTGGTGGTGCTCAAGTCGACGGGCTCGGAGTTCTGGGGCTTCCCCACCGACAGATACACCACTCTGCAGGAGACGACGGATCGCATCCTCGCCACCTCGGTGAGTGCACGGTGGCGGTACCTCACCACCGAGCTCGATTTCGACAAGACGTTCACCGACGTCCGCTCCATCATGCTCGAGACCTTCGCGACGGTGCATTCACTGGGGTTGCAGCAGAGCCTGTTCCAGATGGGGACGAAAGTTCTGGAGGCGCATCCCGAGATCGGTGAGATCAGATTCTCGATGCCCAACAAACACCACTTCCTCGTCGACCTGGAACCGTTCGGGCTCGACAACCCCGGCGAGGTGTTCTACGCCGCGGACCGGCCCTACGGGCTCATCGAGGCCACCGTCGAACGTGACGACGCCCCCGACGCCGGCCGGGCGTGGGACACCGTTCCCGGATTCTGCTAG
- the gcl gene encoding glyoxylate carboligase, translating into MTRMRAADAAVKILELEGATTAFGLPGAAINPFYSAMRAHGGIRHVLARHVEGASHMAEGFTRAKAGNIGICIGTSGPAGTDMITGLYSAMADSVPVLAITGQAPVARLHKEDFQAVDIASIAAPVTKMAMTVLEPAQVPGAFAQAFHLMRSGRPGPVLIDLPIDVQMAEIEFDPDTYQSLPVHKPRASRAQAEKAIDMLLAAERPLIVAGGGIVNADASDLLVELAEVLNVPVIPTLMGWGTIPDDHRLAAGMVGLQTSHRYGNATLLASDFVIGIGNRWANRHTGGLDTYRGTRTFVHVDIEPTQIGRVFAPDYGIISDAAAALEQFVAVARDRRAAGALRDLTGWVEECATRKRTMQRRTHFDDVPIKPQRVYEEMNRVFGRDTRYVTTIGLSQIAGGQFLHVYEPRNWINCGQAGPLGWTIPAALGVVAADPGAPVVGLSGDYDFQFMIEELAVGAQFNLPYVHVLVNNSYLGLIRQAQRAFDMDFCVQLGFDNINHRDPVDGEPGIPKGYGVDHVAVAEGLGCKALRVTDPDAIAEALTSARTLAAEHKVPVVVEIVLERVTNISMGTELDNVGEFEDLAQSSADAPTALLMLD; encoded by the coding sequence ATGACCCGCATGCGCGCGGCCGACGCCGCGGTGAAGATTCTCGAACTCGAAGGCGCCACCACCGCGTTCGGTCTGCCCGGCGCCGCGATCAACCCCTTCTACTCGGCCATGCGGGCGCACGGCGGGATCCGGCATGTCCTGGCCCGCCACGTCGAGGGCGCGTCACACATGGCGGAGGGATTCACCCGAGCGAAGGCCGGCAACATCGGCATCTGCATCGGCACCTCCGGGCCGGCCGGCACCGACATGATCACCGGTCTCTACTCCGCGATGGCGGATTCCGTTCCCGTACTGGCCATCACGGGCCAGGCACCGGTGGCCCGACTGCACAAGGAAGACTTTCAGGCCGTCGACATCGCGTCGATCGCCGCACCGGTGACGAAGATGGCCATGACGGTCCTCGAGCCCGCGCAGGTGCCCGGCGCCTTCGCGCAGGCGTTCCACCTGATGCGGTCCGGGCGCCCGGGGCCCGTCCTGATCGACCTGCCCATCGACGTGCAGATGGCCGAGATCGAGTTCGACCCCGACACGTATCAGTCACTGCCGGTGCACAAGCCGCGTGCCTCGCGGGCACAGGCCGAGAAGGCGATCGACATGCTGCTCGCCGCCGAGCGACCGTTGATCGTCGCCGGCGGCGGCATCGTCAACGCCGACGCGTCGGACCTGCTGGTCGAGTTGGCCGAGGTCCTGAACGTCCCCGTGATCCCCACGCTGATGGGCTGGGGCACCATTCCCGACGATCACCGGCTCGCCGCGGGGATGGTCGGGCTGCAGACCTCGCACCGTTACGGCAACGCGACGCTGCTCGCCTCGGACTTCGTCATCGGCATCGGGAACCGGTGGGCCAACCGACACACCGGTGGCCTGGACACCTACCGCGGGACGCGGACGTTCGTGCACGTCGACATCGAGCCGACTCAGATCGGACGGGTGTTCGCCCCCGACTACGGCATCATCTCGGACGCTGCGGCAGCACTGGAACAGTTCGTCGCCGTCGCACGGGACCGTCGCGCGGCCGGTGCGCTCCGCGACCTCACTGGCTGGGTGGAGGAGTGCGCGACGCGGAAGCGGACCATGCAGCGTCGCACGCACTTCGACGACGTCCCGATCAAGCCGCAGCGCGTGTACGAGGAGATGAACCGCGTCTTCGGCCGGGACACCCGCTACGTCACCACGATCGGGTTGTCGCAGATCGCCGGGGGGCAGTTCCTGCACGTGTACGAGCCGCGCAACTGGATCAACTGCGGCCAGGCCGGGCCGCTGGGATGGACGATCCCCGCGGCGCTCGGTGTGGTCGCGGCGGATCCGGGCGCACCCGTCGTGGGTCTCTCCGGCGACTACGACTTCCAGTTCATGATCGAGGAGTTGGCCGTCGGCGCACAGTTCAACCTCCCCTACGTGCACGTGCTGGTGAACAACTCGTACCTCGGTCTGATCCGGCAGGCCCAGCGCGCCTTCGACATGGACTTCTGTGTGCAGCTCGGGTTCGACAACATCAACCACCGCGACCCGGTCGACGGTGAACCGGGCATCCCCAAGGGCTACGGCGTCGATCACGTCGCAGTCGCGGAAGGGTTGGGATGCAAGGCGCTGCGCGTCACCGACCCGGATGCGATCGCGGAGGCACTCACCTCGGCTCGCACCCTGGCGGCCGAGCACAAGGTCCCCGTCGTCGTCGAGATCGTGCTCGAACGCGTCACCAACATCTCGATGGGCACCGAGCTCGACAACGTCGGCGAGTTCGAGGACCTCGCACAGTCGTCCGCCGACGCACCCACGGCACTGCTGATGTTGGACTGA
- a CDS encoding OsmC family protein — MAELWVDRTGTRRYTGKSSRGAEVLIGSEDIEGVFTPGELLKIALAACTGMSSDRPLARRLGDDYDATVRVSGVADRDEERYPRLEEVLTVDLSALDPEARERLLTVVTKAVDKVCTVGRTLKAGTEVDLRIEVEE; from the coding sequence ATGGCTGAACTGTGGGTCGATCGCACCGGGACACGTCGTTACACCGGCAAGAGTTCGCGCGGTGCCGAAGTGCTCATCGGGTCCGAGGACATCGAGGGTGTCTTCACTCCCGGTGAGCTGCTCAAGATCGCTCTCGCGGCGTGCACGGGCATGAGCTCCGACCGTCCCCTCGCCCGCCGGCTCGGTGACGACTACGACGCGACCGTCCGGGTGTCGGGCGTCGCCGATCGTGACGAGGAGCGCTACCCGCGGCTCGAGGAGGTGCTGACGGTCGACCTCAGCGCCCTCGATCCGGAGGCCAGGGAACGGTTGCTCACCGTCGTCACCAAGGCCGTCGACAAGGTGTGCACGGTGGGGCGCACGTTGAAGGCGGGCACCGAGGTGGACCTCCGTATCGAGGTCGAGGAGTGA
- the uraD gene encoding 2-oxo-4-hydroxy-4-carboxy-5-ureidoimidazoline decarboxylase, whose translation MELLFRDTESKSRANDGGEEHLRHCLDIPRWGRALLALTPFADERSLHTAVMSVAAPFTPAEIDGALRHHPRIGDRPVGDDAGAAFARSEQSGVDSSDARVVARLAAGNEEYESRFGRVFLVRAAGRSASDVLAELDRRLGHDESTELREIEDALRQIAAVRLLGPGVL comes from the coding sequence ATGGAATTGCTGTTTCGCGATACGGAATCCAAGAGCCGCGCGAATGACGGCGGAGAAGAGCACCTCCGTCACTGCCTCGACATCCCCCGGTGGGGCCGGGCGCTGCTCGCGCTGACGCCCTTCGCGGACGAGAGATCGCTGCACACCGCGGTGATGTCGGTGGCCGCCCCGTTCACGCCCGCCGAGATCGACGGTGCGCTCCGGCACCATCCGCGCATCGGGGACCGGCCCGTCGGTGACGACGCCGGCGCCGCGTTCGCACGCTCGGAGCAGTCCGGCGTGGACAGCTCCGATGCGCGGGTCGTCGCTCGGCTCGCCGCCGGCAACGAGGAGTACGAATCGCGATTCGGTCGGGTGTTCCTCGTCAGAGCGGCCGGCCGGAGTGCCTCCGACGTGCTCGCCGAGCTCGATCGGCGACTGGGTCACGACGAGTCGACCGAACTCCGCGAAATCGAGGACGCTCTGCGTCAGATCGCCGCTGTGCGGCTCCTGGGACCGGGTGTCCTGTGA
- a CDS encoding acylphosphatase: MTAVDLERLSAWVHGSVQGVGFRWWTRSRALELGLVGSATNTSDGRVHVVAEGDRADLEALLAALRSGDTPGSVTTVVDNWESARGGLDGFVER, translated from the coding sequence GTGACGGCAGTCGACCTCGAACGGCTGAGCGCGTGGGTCCACGGCAGTGTCCAGGGCGTCGGTTTCCGCTGGTGGACGCGGTCGCGCGCGTTGGAACTCGGGCTCGTCGGATCAGCGACCAACACGTCCGACGGCCGGGTGCACGTGGTTGCCGAGGGAGATCGAGCTGATCTCGAGGCGCTGCTCGCCGCTCTGCGATCGGGTGACACCCCGGGCTCGGTGACCACCGTGGTGGACAACTGGGAATCCGCGCGCGGCGGACTCGACGGGTTCGTCGAACGCTGA
- a CDS encoding hydroxypyruvate isomerase family protein yields the protein MSGRETWTYAVNCSILLTEVPLLERPRLARDLGFDAVEFWWPFASPVPADREVDAFVTAVEDAGVRLTGLNFAAGDMPAGDRGILSDPAQIAAFRDNIDVTVGIGERLGTRAFNALYGNRLEGVDPVEQDRVATDNLVAAGTAVARLGGVVLIEPVSGAPAYPLTTAADAVAVIDRVAARGVDSLRLLADLYHLDVNGDDVAAVIDTRAALIGHVQIADAPGRGAPGSGALDLDAHLARLAENGYRGVIGLEYKAARDTAFDWLTHSHST from the coding sequence GTGAGCGGCCGCGAGACGTGGACGTACGCGGTCAACTGCTCGATCCTGTTGACCGAGGTGCCCCTCCTCGAGCGCCCTCGGCTCGCTCGGGATCTCGGCTTCGACGCCGTCGAGTTCTGGTGGCCCTTCGCCTCTCCCGTGCCCGCCGACCGCGAGGTGGACGCCTTCGTCACCGCGGTCGAGGATGCCGGGGTCCGACTGACCGGGCTGAACTTCGCCGCGGGCGACATGCCGGCCGGTGATCGGGGAATCCTGTCAGACCCGGCACAGATCGCGGCGTTCCGCGACAACATCGACGTCACGGTCGGAATCGGTGAGCGACTCGGTACCCGAGCGTTCAACGCGCTCTACGGCAATCGGCTTGAGGGGGTCGATCCCGTCGAACAGGACCGCGTCGCCACCGACAACCTGGTGGCCGCCGGCACCGCCGTCGCCCGACTCGGTGGAGTCGTCCTGATCGAGCCGGTGAGCGGAGCTCCCGCCTACCCGCTGACGACGGCCGCGGACGCGGTCGCCGTGATCGATCGGGTCGCCGCCCGCGGCGTCGACTCGCTCCGACTGCTCGCCGACCTGTACCACCTCGACGTCAACGGTGACGACGTCGCCGCGGTCATCGACACCCGGGCCGCCCTGATCGGACACGTCCAAATTGCTGACGCGCCCGGTCGCGGTGCACCCGGCAGCGGCGCCCTCGATCTGGACGCGCACCTCGCGCGCCTCGCCGAGAACGGCTACCGCGGTGTCATCGGACTCGAGTACAAGGCCGCTCGGGACACCGCCTTCGACTGGCTCACCCACTCGCACTCCACGTAA